Sequence from the Microbacterium sp. 1.5R genome:
GCCGTCACCCGCCAGCAGTACACCCGAACGAACGCGGTCCTTGCGGTCATGAATGCCACCGCGGTCCTTGCCTGTTACGTCCGCGACACGGAAGCGTTCGACTAATCACGATCAGCCGGGCAGTGCGTTCTCTCACGCGGCGGTGCCGACGCGTCCACCGACGCAGACACGAGAGGCCGTCAGTCGCGTGGATGCGGTGCGAGGGAGGTTCAGGTCTTGTCTCGACGACGGTGCGGGAGTACCATCCCAGCTATGTGAGCCCGGCGCACCGGGCCCCGACCCCGCCAGGAGGCGGCTATGCGTATTCTCCCTTGGGTTCAGCCCACCCCGGAGCAGTTGACAATTCTGCTCGAGAACCGGCCTGGGGTGTTTGTGGTGAATGGGGCCGCAGGTAGCGGCAAGACGACCACGGCGCTTCTGCGGCTCACAGCCTTGTGTGGGAGGTGGCTGAGTCGCAAACGGCGGCACGACCTTGTCGATCCTGTGAGGGTTTTGGTGCTGACGTTCAACACCACCCTCGAGGGTTACATTCGTGAGCTCGCGAAGGCACAGGTCGCGGGGAACGCGTCCCTCGCGACAGCTGTCCGCGATGGCGATCTGATCCTCGATGTGAAGACCTTCGCCAAGTGGTCGCTGGATCTCTTGCCGCCCGGCTCATCACCCGACGCCGACGACGCGAAGACGCTCCTGTGGCGGTTCGCTGATGTGTTCGGCCTGTCGTCGCGCTTCGTTCGTGACGAAGCCGAATACGTTCTCGGTCGATTCCCTATCGACGATCTGGAGGACTACATCTCCTGCACGCGCGATGGGCGCGGCGCAGCCCCTCGGATGGATGCGGCAACCCGCCGGCGTCTGCTGGACGAAGTGATCTATCCCTATCTCGCGGAGAAGGAGGTCGCGGGTGTGCGGGACTGGCACGATGTGACCGCGGAGGCCGCGAGGGTCGATACCGGGCTGTGGGACATCGTGATCGTCGACGAGGCACAGGATTTCGCGGCGAACCAGATCCGCACCCTCGTCAAGCACGTGGCCGAAGACCACAGTGTCACGTTCGTGATGGACACTGCGCAGCGTATTTACCCGCGTTCGTTCACCTGGAGGGAAGCAGGAGTCACGGTGGCGGCTTCACGGAGGCTGGAGCGGAACTACCGCAATACCGCGCAGATCGCGGCGTTCGCGCGTTCTCTCTTGGATGGGATGTCGGTCGGGGACGATGGCACGCTTCCCGACTTCACTCACGCAGCAGCGACCGGGCCGAAGCCGCGGCTTCTCGTCGGCCGGTTCAGCGACCAACTGGGTTGGGCCCTCGAGAACGTGGTCGGTGCGGCGAACCTTCGGGAAGAGTCTGTCGCGTTCCTTCACCCCCTCGGGGGCGGTTGGTTCAGCTTCGTGAAGACGGGGCTTGCGACGGCGGGGGTGCCGTTCATTCAACTCACTCGCGCGAGCACCTGGCCTGCCGGTGAGGAGACTGTGGCCTTGTCGACGATCCATTCCGCGAAGGGGCTTGAGTTCGACCACGTCATCATCCTGGGGCTGAATCAGCAGGTCACCCCGCACGGCGATGAGGAAGGCGACGCCCAACTGGAGTACCTCCGGCGACTTCTGGCGATGGGGATCGGCCGAGCCCGGCGGACCGTGACGCTCGGTGTGAAGAGCGGCGAGGAGTCGAACCTGATTTCTTTGCTTGACCCGGCGACCTTCAAGCGGGTGGAGTTGTGATGACGATCGAAGACTTCGTCGCGGAGCGTGAGATCACCGAGGTGCTTCACTTCACGACCAACCATGGACTGATCGGTACGGTCGCTGCGCGGGCGCTCCTGAGCCGCGACGAACTGAACACGGAGGATCTTCTCAGTAGCGTCAAACTTCTCAATTGCGATACCCGCAAAGACCCGGAGTGGACGGGCCACGTGAGCCTGTCTATCTCGGCAGTCAACAACGACTTTTTCGGCTTCTCGAAGGGATGGCATCCACCCCGGGACGGGCTGTATTGGGTGGTGCTGTCGTTCGATCCTCGGCTGCTGTCCGATGCGGGAGTGGTGTTCACGACAACGAACAACACATACGAGGCAACCGTGAAACGGGGAGAGGGTCCTGAGGGACTCGCATCCCTTTACGCTCCCGCCGTCCCGTACGGGTATT
This genomic interval carries:
- a CDS encoding DarT ssDNA thymidine ADP-ribosyltransferase family protein — translated: MTIEDFVAEREITEVLHFTTNHGLIGTVAARALLSRDELNTEDLLSSVKLLNCDTRKDPEWTGHVSLSISAVNNDFFGFSKGWHPPRDGLYWVVLSFDPRLLSDAGVVFTTTNNTYEATVKRGEGPEGLASLYAPAVPYGYYGSVARRYPSTPKNQPTHVQAEVLYPGRVDLTALQAIYVPVDDHIDDVRGVLMSLNWAPDVPVEVRPEVFR
- a CDS encoding 3'-5' exonuclease, whose protein sequence is MRILPWVQPTPEQLTILLENRPGVFVVNGAAGSGKTTTALLRLTALCGRWLSRKRRHDLVDPVRVLVLTFNTTLEGYIRELAKAQVAGNASLATAVRDGDLILDVKTFAKWSLDLLPPGSSPDADDAKTLLWRFADVFGLSSRFVRDEAEYVLGRFPIDDLEDYISCTRDGRGAAPRMDAATRRRLLDEVIYPYLAEKEVAGVRDWHDVTAEAARVDTGLWDIVIVDEAQDFAANQIRTLVKHVAEDHSVTFVMDTAQRIYPRSFTWREAGVTVAASRRLERNYRNTAQIAAFARSLLDGMSVGDDGTLPDFTHAAATGPKPRLLVGRFSDQLGWALENVVGAANLREESVAFLHPLGGGWFSFVKTGLATAGVPFIQLTRASTWPAGEETVALSTIHSAKGLEFDHVIILGLNQQVTPHGDEEGDAQLEYLRRLLAMGIGRARRTVTLGVKSGEESNLISLLDPATFKRVEL